One genomic region from Saccharomyces cerevisiae S288C chromosome XI, complete sequence encodes:
- the DPC7 gene encoding Dpc7p (hypothetical protein; SWAT-GFP fusion protein localizes to endoplasmic reticulum (ER) while mCherry fusion localizes to both ER and vacuole), which produces MRSNILKLLQRTSRRYVSSKDFEPVIGSNPKKQTSRLMVGSVGVMIPVLLYLFYKNDSKHSEIKKIYQNEKKI; this is translated from the coding sequence atgagatctaatattttgaaattattacAACGGACAAGTAGGAGATATGTATCCTCAAAGGATTTTGAGCCTGTGATAGGGTCTAATCCTAAGAAACAAACATCTAGACTAATGGTCGGTTCTGTGGGTGTTATGATTCCAGTTCTActttatttgttttataAGAACGATAGCAAACATAgtgaaattaaaaagatATACcaaaatgagaaaaaaatttaa
- the BLI1 gene encoding Bli1p (Subunit of the BLOC-1 complex involved in endosomal maturation; interacts with Msb3p; green fluorescent protein (GFP)-fusion protein localizes to the endosome) encodes MGEQNKLYYDVEKLVNSLQESFDLDCAQSVSLFTSKSRSNEAWLEELENKFKLKDDVELDDVENLRAEIDMKLNMLEDKVSYYERLYKELEEFQNEIKIKTVVNNRRQSRTPK; translated from the coding sequence ATGGGagaacaaaacaaattgtACTATGATGTCGAGAAATTGGTGAATTCTTTGCAGGAAAGTTTTGACCTGGATTGCGCGCAAAGTGTATCACTTTTCACCAGTAAATCAAGGAGCAATGAGGCTTGGTTGGAAGAGCTAGAGAATAAATTCAAGTTAAAAGATGATGTTGAACTTGATGATGTGGAAAATTTAAGAGCCGAAATTGACATGAAGTTAAATATGTTGGAGGATAAAGTAAGCTACTATGAAAGACTTTACAAAGAACTCGAAGAGTTCCagaatgaaataaaaattaaaacaGTTGTGAATAACAGAAGACAATCGCGAACTCCAAAATGA
- the FBA1 gene encoding fructose-bisphosphate aldolase FBA1 (Fructose 1,6-bisphosphate aldolase; required for glycolysis and gluconeogenesis; catalyzes conversion of fructose 1,6 bisphosphate to glyceraldehyde-3-P and dihydroxyacetone-P; locates to mitochondrial outer surface upon oxidative stress; N-terminally propionylated in vivo): protein MGVEQILKRKTGVIVGEDVHNLFTYAKEHKFAIPAINVTSSSTAVAALEAARDSKSPIILQTSNGGAAYFAGKGISNEGQNASIKGAIAAAHYIRSIAPAYGIPVVLHSDHCAKKLLPWFDGMLEADEAYFKEHGEPLFSSHMLDLSEETDEENISTCVKYFKRMAAMDQWLEMEIGITGGEEDGVNNENADKEDLYTKPEQVYNVYKALHPISPNFSIAAAFGNCHGLYAGDIALRPEILAEHQKYTREQVGCKEEKPLFLVFHGGSGSTVQEFHTGIDNGVVKVNLDTDCQYAYLTGIRDYVLNKKDYIMSPVGNPEGPEKPNKKFFDPRVWVREGEKTMGAKITKSLETFRTTNTL, encoded by the coding sequence ATGGGTGTTGAACAAATCTTAAAGAGAAAGACCGGTGTCATCGTTGGTGAAGATGTCCACAACTTATTCACTTACGCTAAGGAACACAAGTTCGCTATTCCAGCTATTAACGTCacctcttcttctactgCCGTCGCTGCTTTAGAAGCTGCTAGAGACAGCAAGTCCCCAATCATTTTGCAAACCTCTAACGGTGGTGCTGCTTACTTCGCTGGTAAGGGTATCTCTAACGAAGGTCAAAATGCTTCCATCAAGGGTGCTATTGCCGCTGCCCACTACATCAGATCCATTGCTCCAGCTTACGGTATCCCAGTTGTCTTACACTCTGACCACTGTGCCAAGAAGTTGTTGCCATGGTTCGATGGTATGTTGGAAGCTGATGAAGCTTACTTCAAGGAACACGGTGAACCATTATTCTCCTCCCACATGTTGGATTTGTCTGAAGAAAccgatgaagaaaacatcTCTACTTGTGTCAAGTACTTCAAGAGAATGGCCGCTATGGACCAATGGTTAGAAATGGAAATCGGTATTACCGGtggtgaagaagatggtGTTAACAACGAAAACGCTGACAAGGAAGACTTGTACACCAAGCCAGAACAAGTTTACAACGTCTACAAGGCTTTGCACCCAATCTCTCCAAACTTCTCCATTGCTGCTGCTTTCGGTAACTGTCACGGTTTGTACGCTGGTGACATCGCTTTGAGACCAGAAATCTTGGCTGAACACCAAAAGTACACCAGAGAACAAGTTGGTTGCAAGGAAGAAAAGCCATTGTTCTTGGTCTTCCACGGTGGTTCCGGTTCTACTGTCCAAGAATTCCACACTGGTATTGACAACGGTGTTGTCAAGGTCAACTTGGACACTGACTGTCAATACGCTTACTTGACTGGTATCAGAGACTACGTCTTGAACAAGAAGGACTACATAATGTCCCCAGTCGGTAACCCAGAAGGTCCAGAAAAGCCAAACAAGAAGTTCTTCGACCCAAGAGTCTGGGTTAGAGAAGGTGAAAAGACCATGGGTGCTAAGATCACCAAGTCTTTGGAAACTTTCCGTACCACTAACACTTTATAA
- the MNR2 gene encoding putative Mg(2+) transporter MNR2 (Vacuolar membrane protein required for magnesium homeostasis; putative magnesium transporter; has similarity to Alr1p and Alr2p, which mediate influx of Mg2+ and other divalent cations; localizes to sites of contact between the vacuole and mitochondria (vCLAMPs)), producing MSTDNSQKDEGVPLLSPYSSSPQLRKKKRNQKRRKDKFVGHLKSDSRRPTQLLHDNLQHNHGQITDFDQIDSWGMLHESDSTSNDIIKSEDPSLKGAFIDHRPSMSQPREGPQSVSSTVQPQPIMKFSTPSYKKPAGLRPSDQNRSLVSDLSPSELESWLKRRKSVHKSFVDENSPTDRRQSNANNDVVIDVDALMNHVNNNASTGVNDNSKRRKKKRGSDDSSNKNSKSTSSDSNDEEDEYNSRPSSSLSSNNSSLDDVCLVLDDEGSEVPKAWPDCTVLEEFSKEETERLRSQAIQDAEAFHFQYDEDEEDGTSNEDGILFSKPIVTNIDVPELGNRRVNETENLKNGRLRPKRIAPWHLIQRPMVLGSNSTKDSKSRIQSGLQDNLLVGRNIQYPPHIISNNPEHFRFTYFRVDLDSTVHSPTISGLLQPGQKFQDLFVASIYSQDNSAGHIKTHPNSPTPGIKAETVSQLQGLTAKNPSTLSSMSVANIEDVPPFWLDVSNPTEEEMKILSKAFGIHPLTTEDIFLGEVREKVELFRDYYLICFRSFDIVAEKHVRRRRKEKQESATLDHESISRRKSQAYGATMSNESNANNNNSTSNASRSKWLPSILRARRRSSANRTTNTSSSSYKRRVKSEKKKMEENEKFKRKSGDRHKPREGELEPLNVYIIVFRTGVLTFHFAPTPHPINVRRRARLLKDYLNVTSDWIAYALIDDITDAFAPMIELIEDEVYEIEDAILKMHQSDDSSDSDSSDSDSDSGASDEDAFPFDVYSKKTSYSSAKSSVSSRSMSTSEASFNANLIGWKRKGDMLRRIGECRKRVMSILRLLGSKADVIKGFAKRYNEQWEASPQSEIAMYLGDIQDHIVTMVSSLNHYEKLLSRSHSNYLAQINIDMTKVNNDMNDVLGKITILGTIVLPMNVITGLWGMNVIVPGQYRDSLTWFIGIVLFMCMLACSAYMYTKRRFGF from the coding sequence ATGAGCACTGATAACTCACAAAAGGATGAAGGTGTTCCTTTGCTTTCCCCTTACTCTAGTAGCCCTCAActaaggaaaaagaagcgcaatcaaaaaagaagaaaggaCAAGTTTGTTGGTCACTTGAAGTCAGACTCACGTAGGCCAACGCAACTGCTGCATGATAATCTGCAACACAATCACGGCCAGATTACTGATTTCGACCAGATCGATTCCTGGGGCATGCTGCATGAATCTGATTCTACAAGTAatgatataataaaaagtgAGGATCCATCGCTCAAGGGCGCGTTCATTGATCATAGACCTTCAATGAGCCAACCTAGGGAGGGGCCTCAAAGTGTATCAAGCACAGTTCAACCACAGCCAATAATGAAGTTTTCAACACCAAGTTACAAGAAACCCGCAGGGTTAAGACCCTCTGATCAGAATAGATCATTAGTATCGGACTTATCCCCTTCAGAGCTTGAATCATGGCTGAAGAGAAGGAAATCTGTTCATAAGAGTTTTGTTGACGAAAACTCCCCCACCGATAGGAGACAATCGAACGCGAATAATGATGTCGTGATTGATGTTGATGCGTTAATGAACCATGTTAACAACAATGCAAGTACTGGGGTTAATGATAACAGcaagagaagaaagaaaaagagggGTTCTGATGATAGTAGCAACAAAAATTCCAAATCCACATCCAGTGATTCAAAcgatgaagaggatgagTATAACTCAAGGCCATCTTCTagtctttcttcaaataaCTCTTCTTTGGATGACGTTTGTTTAGTGCTTGATGATGAGGGTAGCGAAGTGCCAAAAGCTTGGCCTGATTGTACtgttttggaagaattttCCAAGGAAGAAACAGAGAGACTAAGAAGTCAAGCTATTCAAGATGCTGAAGCTTTCCACTTCCAAtacgatgaagatgaggaagatgGAACATCAAATGAAGATggaattcttttttcaaagccAATCGTAACTAATATTGATGTCCCTGAATTGGGAAACAGAAGGGTAAACGAAACagagaatttgaagaacgGCCGTTTAAGGCCAAAAAGAATTGCGCCATGGCATTTGATTCAACGTCCAATGGTCCTTGGGTCCAATTCAACCAAGGActcaaaatcaagaattCAAAGCGGATTACAAGATAACTTACTAGTCGGCAGAAATATTCAATATCCTCCGCATATTATTTCTAATAACCCAGAACATTTCAGGTTCACTTATTTTAGGGTGGATTTGGACTCTACTGTTCATTCTCCGACAATATCTGGTTTACTGCAACCTggtcaaaaatttcaagatttaTTTGTCGCTTCTATATACTCCCAAGATAATAGCGCTGGTCATATCAAGACACATCCAAATTCTCCAACACCTGGTATAAAAGCAGAAACTGTATCTCAACTCCAGGGATTGACAGCTAAAAACCCTTCCACTTTATCGTCTATGTCTGTGGCAAATATAGAGGATGTTCCTCCATTCTGGTTGGATGTCAGCAATCCTACTGAAGAGGagatgaaaatattaagTAAAGCTTTCGGAATTCACCCTTTAACTAcagaagatatttttttgggaGAAGTTCGTGAGAAAGTGGAACTATTTAGAGATTATTACCTGATTTGTTTTAGAAGTTTCGATATTGTAGCAGAAAAGCATGTTCGTCGGaggagaaaagaaaagcaagaaTCTGCTACCTTGGATCATGAAAGTATTTCACGTCGTAAATCACAAGCCTATGGTGCTACTATGTCAAATGAATCAAATGcaaataacaataacagtACAAGCAATGCAAGTAGGAGCAAATGGCTTCCATCGATTTTACGTGCACGCCGTCGGTCATCTGCAAATAGAACAACCAATACATCATCATCAAGCTATAAACGCCGTGTCAAAagcgaaaagaaaaagatggaAGAGAacgaaaaattcaaaagaaaatcagGAGACAGGCACAAACCACGTGAGGGAGAATTAGAGCCATTGAATGTTTacattattgttttcagAACTGGTGTATTGACGTTTCATTTTGCTCCCACACCACATCCTATTAATGTTCGAAGAAGAGCAAGACTACTAAAGGATTACCTTAATGTTACCTCTGATTGGATTGCGTATGCCTTAATCGATGACATTACAGACGCATTTGCCCCTATGATAGAACTTATCGAAGATGAAGTTTATGAGATTGAGGACGCCATTTTGAAGATGCATCAGTCAGATGATTCTAGTGATAGCGATTCTAGCGATAGTGATTCCGATTCGGGCGCTAGCGATGAGGATGCATTTCCGTTCGATGTCTATTCTAAAAAGACGTCCTACTCTAGTGCAAAATCTAGTGTGAGTTCAAGAAGTATGAGCACTTCTGAAGCGTCATTCAATGCAAATTTGATAGGTTGGAAGAGAAAAGGAGATATGTTGAGGCGGATTGGTGAATGCCGTAAAAGAGTGATGAGTATACTAAGATTGCTAGGATCCAAGGCTGATGTGATAAAAGGATTTGCCAAAAGGTATAATGAGCAATGGGAAGCTTCGCCACAATCTGAAATCGCAATGTATTTGGGTGATATTCAAGATCATATTGTAACCATGGTCTCATCGCTAAACCATTATGAAAAACTGTTAAGTAGATCGCATTCAAATTATCTGGCACAAATCAACATTGATATGACGAAGGTTAATAATGACATGAACGACGTTTTGGGAAAAATTACCATACTGGGTACTATTGTTCTGCCAATGAATGTGATTACGGGTCTGTGGGGTATGAATGTTATCGTGCCCGGACAATACAGGGATTCGTTGACATGGTTTATAGGCATTGTGCTTTTTATGTGTATGCTAGCATGTTCTGCATATATGTATACTAAGAGAAGATTCGGGTTTTAA
- the MSN4 gene encoding stress-responsive transcriptional activator MSN4 (Stress-responsive transcriptional activator; activated in stochastic pulses of nuclear localization in response to various stress conditions; binds DNA at stress response elements of responsive genes, inducing gene expression; involved in diauxic shift) yields the protein MLVFGPNSSFVRHANKKQEDSSIMNEPNGLMDPVLSTTNVSATSSNDNSANNSISSPEYTFGQFSMDSPHRTDATNTPILTATTNTTANNSLMNLKDTASLATNWKWKNSNNAQFVNDGEKQSSNANGKKNGGDKIYSSVATPQALNDELKNLEQLEKVFSPMNPINDSHFNENIELSPHQHATSPKTNLLEAEPSIYSNLFLDARLPNNANSTTGLNDNDYNLDDTNNDNTNSMQSILEDFVSSEEALKFMPDAGRDARRYSEVVTSSFPSMTDSRNSISHSIEFWNLNHKNSSNSKPTQQIIPEGTATTERRGSTISPTTTINNSNPNFKLLDHDVSQALSGYSMDFSKDSGITKPKSISSSLNRISHSSSTTRQQRASLPLIHDIESFANDSVMANPLSDSASFLSEENEDDAFGALNYNSLDATTMSAFDNNVDPFNILKSSPAQDQQFIKPSMMLSDNASAAAKLATSGVDNITPTPAFQRRSYDISMNSSFKILPTSQAHHAAQHHQQQPTKQATVSPNTRRRKSSSVTLSPTISHNNNNGKVPVQPRKRKSITTIDPNNYDKNKPFKCKDCEKAFRRSEHLKRHIRSVHSTERPFACMFCEKKFSRSDNLSQHLKTHKKHGDF from the coding sequence atGCTAGTCTTCGGACCTAATAGTAGTTTCGTTCGTCACGCAAACaagaaacaagaagatTCGTCTATAATGAACGAGCCAAACGGATTGATGGACCCGGTATTGAGCACAACCAACGTTTCTGCTACTTCTTCTAATGACAATTCTGCGAACAATAGCATATCTTCGCCGGAATATACCTTTGGTCAATTCTCAATGGATTCTCCGCATAGAACGGACGCCACTAATACTCCAATTTTAACAGCGACAACTAATACGACTGCTAATAATAGTTTAATGAATTTAAAGGATACCGCCAGTTTAGCTACCAACTGGAAGTGGAAAAATTCCAATAACGCACAGTTCGTGAATGACGGTGAGAAACAAAGCAGTAATGCTAATGGTAAGAAAAATGGTGGTGATAAGATATATAGTTCAGTAGCCACCCCTCAAGCTTTAAATGAcgaattgaaaaacttggAGCAACTAGAAAAGGTATTTTCTCCAATGAATCCTATCAATGACAGTCattttaatgaaaatatagaaTTATCGCCACACCAACATGCAACTTCTCCCAAGACAAACCTTCTTGAGGCAGAACCTTCAATATATTCCAATTTGTTTCTAGATGCTAGGTTACCAAACAACGCCAACAGTACAACAGGATTGAACGACAATGATTATAATCTAGACGATaccaataatgataatacTAATAGCATGCAATCAATCTTAGAGGATTTTGTATCTTCAGAAGAAGCATTGAAGTTCATGCCGGACGCTGGTCGCGACGCAAGAAGATACAGCGAGGTGGTTACCTCTTCCTTTCCTTCTATGACGGATTCTAGAAATTCGATCTCTCATTCGATAGAGTTTTGGAATCTCAATCACAAAAATAGTAGCAACAGTAAACCCACTCAACAAATTATCCCTGAAGGTACTGCCACTACTGAGAGGCGTGGATCAACCATTTCACCTACTACCACTATAAACAACTCTAATCCAAACTTCAAATTATTAGATCATGACGTTTCTCAAGCTCTGAGCGGTTATAGTATGGATTTTTCTAAGGACTCTGGTATAACAAAGCCAAAAAGcatttcctcttctttaaaTCGCATCTCCCATAGCAGTAGCACCACAAGGCAACAGCGTGCCTCTTTGCCCTTAATTCATGATATTGAATCTTTTGCAAATGATTCGGTGATGGCAAATCCTCTGTCTGATTCCGCATCATTTCtttcagaagaaaatgaagacgATGCTTTTGGTGCGCTAAATTACAATAGCTTAGATGCAACCACAATGTCGGCATTCGACAATAACGTAGACCCCTTCAACATTCTCAAGTCATCTCCGGCTCAGGATCAACAGTTTATCAAACCCTCTATGATGTTGTCGGATAATGCCTCTGCTGCCGCTAAATTGGCGACTTCTGGTGTTGATAATATCACACCTACACCAGCtttccaaagaagaagctaTGATATCTCGATGAACTCTTCGTTCAAAATACTTCCTACTAGTCAAGCTCACCATGCAGCTCAACatcatcaacaacaacctACTAAACAGGCAACGGTAAGCCCAAacacaagaagaagaaagtcGTCAAGTGTTACTTTAAGTCCAACTATTTCtcataacaacaacaatggTAAGGTTCCTGTCCAACCTCGGAAAAGGAAATCTATTACTACCATTGACCCCAACAACTacgataaaaataaacCTTTCAAGTGTAAAGACTGTGAGAAGGCATTCAGACGCAGTGAGCACTTGAAAAGGCATATAAGATCCGTTCATTCAACGGAACGCCCTTTTGCTTGTATGTTCTgtgagaaaaaattcagtAGAAGTGACAATTTATCACAACATCTAAAAACTCACAAAAAGCACGGtgatttttga
- the YET1 gene encoding Yet1p (Endoplasmic reticulum transmembrane protein; may interact with ribosomes, based on co-purification experiments; homolog of human BAP31 protein; YET1 has a paralog, YET2, that arose from the whole genome duplication) → MSLYFTTLFLLLTVEMVMLFIFVLPLPFRIRRGIFSTYNQLTAKQQIKTIIFITGCLVGLLFIDSWKRSQIRVSLYHNDNSGSIGSSAVTPIQALASRAYNQRNMYISGFILYFSICIPTVMSIVKRLVKYQGLINEQEKQKLNKPSSNSKKDSNEADSTKLQEELRKKQISLEGLQKQVKNLEKYFDEKNQPGNVAAAEASKKGN, encoded by the coding sequence ATGAGTTTATACTTTACgacattatttttattgctCACTGTTGAGATGGTAATgctcttcatcttcgtttTGCCTTTGCCATTCCGGATCCGTAGGGGTATTTTTAGCACCTATAACCAATTGACAGCGAAGCAGCAAATAAAAACTATAATCTTTATAACGGGTTGTCTTGTTGGCCTGTTGTTTATTGATTCATGGAAAAGGTCTCAAATTCGTGTTTCATTATACCACAACGACAACAGTGGCTCAATCGGGTCATCTGCTGTAACTCCAATACAGGCACTAGCATCAAGAGCGTacaatcaaagaaatatgtatatttccGGGTTCATATTGTACTTTTCTATCTGTATCCCAACTGTCATGTCTATTGTCAAGAGACTGGTGAAATACCAAGGCTTAATCAACgaacaagaaaagcaaaaattgaacaaacCTTCCTCAAACAGCAAGAAAGACTCAAATGAAGCTGATTCCACCAAACTTCAAGAGGAACTAAggaaaaagcaaatttCTCTGGAGGGCCTACAAAAGCAAGTCAAAAACCTGgagaaatattttgatgagAAGAATCAACCTGGAAATGTAGCAGCTGCTGAAGCTTCCAAGAAAGGAAACTAA
- the YNK1 gene encoding nucleoside diphosphate kinase (Nucleoside diphosphate kinase; catalyzes the transfer of gamma phosphates from nucleoside triphosphates, usually ATP, to nucleoside diphosphates by a mechanism that involves formation of an autophosphorylated enzyme intermediate; protein abundance increases in response to DNA replication stress) translates to MSSQTERTFIAVKPDGVQRGLVSQILSRFEKKGYKLVAIKLVKADDKLLEQHYAEHVGKPFFPKMVSFMKSGPILATVWEGKDVVRQGRTILGATNPLGSAPGTIRGDFGIDLGRNVCHGSDSVDSAEREINLWFKKEELVDWESNQAKWIYE, encoded by the coding sequence ATGTCTAGTCAAACAGAAAGAACTTTTATTGCGGTAAAACCAGATGGTGTCCAGAGGGGCTTAGTATCTCAAATTCTATCtcgttttgaaaaaaaaggttacAAACTAGTTGCTATTAAATTAGTTAAAGCGGATGATAAATTACTAGAGCAACATTACGCAGAGCATGTTGGTAAACCATTTTTCCCAAAGATGGTATCCTTTATGAAGTCTGGTCCCATTTTGGCCACGGTCTGGGAGGGAAAAGATGTGGTTAGACAAGGAAGAACTATTCTTGGTGCTACTAATCCTTTGGGCAGTGCACCAGGTACCATTAGAGGTGATTTCGGTATTGACCTAGGCAGAAACGTCTGTCACGGCAGTGATTCTGTTGATAGCGCTGAACGTGAAATCAATTTGTGGTTTAAGAAGGAAGAGTTAGTTGATTGGGAATCTAATCAAGCTAAGTGGATTTATGAATGA
- a CDS encoding uncharacterized protein (hypothetical protein; green fluorescent protein (GFP)-fusion protein localizes to the Golgi) gives MQGDIRRKKDLLPRYKTGSKYNSRRRGGYLTTPMKKIIVYIILLCGVYFVIKVAYSDLNKETEIKLESHSSDVSASASDHTNIAAGGAADATNNKQPQQAKVPKEKFNNEVAKQQEVKNLENDLKPQIDSEKQKQINKDKKEQKQQLQKEKQDLAKENLANNEILDN, from the coding sequence ATGCAGGGCGATAtcagaaggaaaaaagatctTTTACCTCGTTATAAAACAGGAAGCAAATATAATTCCAGAAGAAGGGGCGGTTATCTGACTACCCCTATGAAAAAGATTATAGTATACATTATACTGTTATGTGGCGTTTATTTCGTTATAAAAGTTGCCTATTCTGATCTGAATAAAGAAACTGAGATCAAGCTAGAAAGCCATTCTTCTGATGTTTCTGCAAGTGCAAGCGATCATACCAATATTGCAGCCGGCGGTGCAGCTGATGCGACTAACAATAAGCAACCACAACAAGCTAAAGTACCTAAAGAAAAGTTCAATAATGAAGTCGCAAAGCAACAAGAAGTAAAGAATTTGGAGAACGATTTGAAACCACAAATTGATtcagaaaagcaaaaacaaataaacaaggacaaaaaagaacaaaaacagCAACTCCAGAAAGAGAAACAAGATCTCGCCAAGGAAAATTTGGCTAACAATGAAATCCTTGATAATTAA